In Candidatus Delongbacteria bacterium, one genomic interval encodes:
- a CDS encoding response regulator, whose translation MKSMPRILVIDDLEGIRAALVDFLESEGYECRAAVDGTEGLTQALDWKPDLVFLDVFMPGINGLEVIRRLRQEDNRTPVIIITAYDQDELARDLLVAGATDFIRKPWDFSYLKRMVESCLAVREP comes from the coding sequence ATGAAGTCAATGCCCCGCATTCTGGTGATCGATGATCTGGAAGGCATCCGTGCCGCCCTCGTTGATTTTCTGGAATCGGAAGGATATGAGTGCCGTGCCGCCGTGGATGGCACCGAGGGCCTGACGCAGGCTCTGGACTGGAAACCCGACCTGGTGTTCCTGGATGTGTTCATGCCCGGAATCAACGGGCTGGAAGTGATCCGTCGCCTGCGTCAGGAAGACAATCGTACACCCGTGATCATCATCACGGCCTACGATCAGGATGAACTGGCGCGCGATCTGCTGGTGGCCGGAGCCACGGATTTCATTCGCAAACCCTGGGATTTCAGCTATCTCAAGCGCATGGTGGAAAGTTGCCTGGCGGTCAGGGAACCCTGA
- a CDS encoding BMC domain-containing protein produces the protein MAHPDPPRSEQAIGLLETRGLVAAVVACDAMLKTSQVSLLQQQVTRPALVTICIMGEVAAVNEALAAGARAAARVGPVLSRHLIPRPTSATLDLLSHLALDVHALAIDAQRPLASLSVSRLRALARERSDFPLSGREISLANRTTLLALLEPPEAAGSGADTPGENDPTPGSR, from the coding sequence GTGGCACACCCGGATCCCCCCCGCTCAGAACAGGCGATCGGCCTGCTGGAGACCCGTGGACTGGTGGCTGCCGTGGTCGCCTGCGATGCCATGCTCAAGACCTCGCAAGTCAGTCTGCTGCAGCAGCAGGTGACCCGACCTGCCCTGGTCACCATCTGCATCATGGGCGAAGTGGCCGCGGTCAACGAAGCTCTGGCCGCCGGAGCCCGTGCCGCCGCCCGCGTGGGCCCCGTGCTCAGTCGCCACCTGATTCCCCGCCCCACCAGCGCGACCCTCGACCTGCTCAGCCATCTGGCGCTGGATGTGCATGCTCTGGCCATCGATGCCCAGCGACCGCTGGCCAGCCTGAGCGTCTCGCGCCTGCGGGCTCTGGCCCGGGAACGGAGCGATTTCCCCCTCAGCGGCCGCGAGATTTCCCTGGCCAATCGCACCACCCTGCTTGCCCTGCTTGAGCCGCCAGAAGCAGCTGGATCCGGGGCGGACACTCCCGGCGAAAATGACCCGACTCCGGGAAGCCGGTGA
- a CDS encoding response regulator, with amino-acid sequence MSTNFGELAVSDRKVLVVEDDDDMREVLDAYMTLCGFSEVRAAANGQEAWEIFREFGPHLVITDLNMPVMSGYELISLIRGQDQEVAIIVISGWIKEDFLPILEPYRVEATLFKPFKMQVMKEVIARLYPAGDADA; translated from the coding sequence ATGAGTACGAATTTCGGTGAGCTGGCGGTATCCGACAGGAAGGTGCTTGTGGTCGAGGACGACGATGACATGCGCGAAGTCCTTGACGCATACATGACGCTCTGTGGGTTCTCCGAGGTTCGGGCGGCCGCCAATGGCCAGGAGGCCTGGGAGATCTTCCGGGAGTTCGGTCCCCATCTGGTGATCACCGACCTGAACATGCCCGTGATGTCGGGATATGAGTTGATCAGTCTGATCCGCGGACAGGATCAGGAGGTCGCGATCATCGTCATCAGCGGATGGATCAAGGAAGACTTTCTGCCGATTCTGGAGCCGTACCGGGTGGAGGCCACCCTCTTCAAACCTTTCAAGATGCAGGTCATGAAAGAGGTGATTGCCCGGTTGTACCCAGCAGGAGATGCAGACGCATGA
- a CDS encoding BMC domain-containing protein: protein MNSLEALGMVETRGLVGAIEAADAMVKAAKVELLGREQIGGGYVTVMVRGDVGAVKAATDAGATAAEKVGEVVSVHVIPRPHAEVELILPKKG from the coding sequence ATGAATTCACTCGAAGCCCTCGGCATGGTTGAAACCCGGGGTCTGGTTGGGGCGATCGAGGCAGCGGACGCCATGGTCAAGGCGGCCAAGGTGGAACTGCTGGGCCGTGAGCAGATCGGTGGCGGTTATGTCACCGTGATGGTCCGTGGAGATGTGGGCGCCGTCAAGGCCGCCACCGATGCCGGTGCCACCGCTGCCGAGAAGGTGGGCGAAGTGGTTTCCGTGCATGTCATTCCCCGTCCGCACGCCGAAGTTGAACTGATTCTGCCCAAGAAGGGCTGA
- a CDS encoding GAF domain-containing protein — protein MAEPRDLSQQIDAWLSGLDLSEPGQAELERLLLRAERDIRNRTRQQQELQGALGELMAACRLKIRQLSLCRDVTAFLASSHSSDRIFNRLPVILRSAFDADACSLLMLDPEREALDFVGADMVDGRVDLRGQPIPLGEGIAGWVAVNRRSWLSADVTQDPHFKTLPAAGIRPGSLLCAPLILGDALIGVVNLSHGQTNHFDGEDERLLALLADQAAVAISNARLAEDFRQRIQRKAHELGELQNFFQSIMNASDDLILVLDPQRRIVLASQVSRSLLGLGSDELVGKGLESVMEISAMAESLQDSLEDMTPARDLDVPLRHRSGRSLHSSLNVTPIIAENREFLGFLLIFRSIERRMKHHSRLTAMTNRLQVLFDSAVELSSSLEVPEVLAAVLHRVVDLLEGSEARITLLSSDSQWLLPWSPGTGVNPDGAVAVDESAEGIVVKRQRPLLLTGRNSIRQFLPSSPEDLSSRIMLPLLVKDQVLGVLTIDSRRAERQFDEEDQKLATTFATQAALAIENSRLYSSTRAETRRLTGLLELSRGLLPVKSAQEHFAELLRRAPELSGALAVSGWLRGPDGRLHLMDRPLSAHPLDCPIEELDPETRVDSILEQVLFQEEDARISLDGETVPDWVPLPANQAGISVLAVPVSDSGHVYGMVLFYWRHLDHGQPQDLSFVRLLILQTATALKSRELLAENRASRLFLREVIGASSDAIVVADRRGRITLFSEGACRITGLSEELMLGHFAIELYPDAEPILKALRRSLRDPSKHVLIETELLGLKGRRIPVQLSMGWIRSEKGQITGMIGVAKDITEQRKLEQARLESDRLKGVEQMAVTVSDQINTPLSVILAHLDLLEMQPGSESDAALKSRTAISEQVLKIKQILDRLNSMKRVRVKKYGIPNVLMYDLEENSGEKGQ, from the coding sequence GTGGCTGAACCCCGCGACCTGAGCCAGCAGATCGACGCCTGGTTGAGTGGCCTGGATCTCAGCGAGCCCGGTCAGGCCGAACTTGAGCGTCTGCTGCTGCGTGCCGAGCGTGACATTCGCAACCGCACGCGCCAGCAGCAGGAACTGCAGGGTGCCCTGGGCGAACTGATGGCGGCCTGCCGCCTCAAGATCCGCCAGCTCTCGCTCTGTCGCGACGTGACCGCCTTCCTGGCCAGCAGCCATTCCAGCGACCGCATCTTCAACCGCCTGCCCGTGATCCTGCGCAGCGCCTTTGACGCCGATGCCTGCTCCCTGCTGATGCTGGATCCCGAGCGCGAAGCCCTGGACTTCGTCGGGGCCGACATGGTCGATGGCCGGGTGGATCTGCGCGGCCAGCCGATTCCCCTCGGCGAGGGCATCGCGGGCTGGGTGGCCGTCAATCGCCGCAGCTGGCTGAGCGCGGATGTGACCCAGGACCCGCATTTCAAGACGCTTCCCGCCGCGGGCATCCGCCCGGGCAGCCTGCTCTGTGCTCCGCTGATCCTGGGTGACGCGCTGATCGGGGTGGTCAATCTGTCACACGGGCAGACCAACCACTTCGATGGCGAGGACGAGCGACTGCTGGCGCTGCTGGCCGACCAGGCCGCGGTGGCGATCAGCAACGCCCGCCTGGCCGAGGACTTCCGCCAGCGCATCCAGCGCAAGGCGCACGAGCTGGGCGAACTGCAGAACTTCTTCCAGAGCATCATGAACGCCAGCGATGATCTGATTCTGGTGCTGGATCCCCAGCGCCGGATCGTGCTGGCCTCGCAGGTCTCGCGCTCGCTGCTGGGGCTGGGCTCCGACGAGTTGGTGGGCAAGGGGCTGGAAAGCGTGATGGAGATCTCGGCCATGGCCGAGTCACTGCAGGACAGCCTGGAAGACATGACACCGGCCCGCGATCTGGACGTTCCCCTGAGGCATCGCTCGGGGCGCTCGCTGCATTCTTCGCTGAATGTGACACCGATCATCGCCGAGAACCGCGAGTTTCTGGGCTTCCTGCTGATCTTCCGCAGCATCGAACGGCGGATGAAGCATCACAGCCGGCTGACCGCGATGACCAATCGCCTCCAGGTGCTGTTCGATTCGGCCGTGGAACTTTCAAGCAGTCTGGAAGTGCCCGAAGTGCTGGCCGCCGTGCTGCATCGTGTGGTGGACCTGCTGGAAGGCAGCGAGGCACGCATCACGCTGCTCAGTTCCGACAGCCAGTGGCTGCTGCCCTGGAGTCCGGGTACGGGCGTGAATCCCGACGGGGCCGTGGCGGTGGACGAGAGTGCCGAAGGCATCGTGGTCAAACGCCAGCGTCCGCTGCTGCTGACGGGGCGCAATTCGATCCGTCAGTTCCTGCCCAGTTCGCCCGAGGATCTCAGCAGCCGGATCATGCTGCCCTTGCTGGTCAAGGACCAGGTGCTGGGTGTGCTGACCATCGACAGCCGGCGCGCCGAGCGCCAGTTCGACGAAGAAGACCAGAAACTGGCCACCACCTTCGCCACCCAGGCGGCACTTGCCATCGAGAATTCACGCCTCTACAGTTCCACGCGCGCCGAGACCCGACGTCTCACGGGGCTGCTGGAACTGTCGCGCGGTCTGCTGCCGGTGAAGAGTGCCCAGGAACACTTCGCCGAGCTGCTGCGCCGTGCTCCGGAGCTGAGCGGTGCGCTGGCGGTCAGCGGCTGGCTGCGGGGCCCGGATGGGCGACTGCATCTGATGGATCGCCCCCTGAGCGCACATCCTCTCGACTGTCCGATCGAGGAGCTGGACCCGGAGACCCGCGTGGATTCGATCCTGGAACAGGTGCTGTTCCAGGAGGAAGACGCCCGGATCTCGCTGGACGGTGAGACGGTGCCCGACTGGGTACCCTTGCCTGCGAACCAGGCGGGCATCAGCGTGCTGGCTGTTCCCGTGAGCGATTCGGGACATGTCTACGGCATGGTGCTGTTCTACTGGCGCCACCTGGATCACGGCCAGCCGCAGGACCTGAGCTTCGTGCGCCTGCTGATCCTGCAGACCGCCACCGCGCTCAAGAGCCGTGAGCTGCTGGCGGAGAATCGTGCCAGCCGCCTGTTCCTGCGGGAGGTCATCGGCGCCTCCAGTGATGCCATCGTGGTGGCCGACCGCCGTGGACGGATCACCCTGTTCAGCGAAGGTGCCTGCCGGATCACGGGACTCAGCGAAGAGCTGATGCTGGGCCATTTCGCGATTGAGCTCTATCCCGATGCCGAGCCGATTCTCAAGGCGCTGCGGCGCAGCCTGCGCGACCCCAGCAAGCATGTGCTGATCGAGACCGAACTGCTGGGCCTGAAGGGACGCCGGATTCCCGTGCAGCTCAGCATGGGGTGGATCCGGAGCGAAAAGGGACAGATCACCGGCATGATCGGCGTGGCCAAGGACATCACCGAGCAGCGCAAGCTTGAGCAGGCCCGTCTCGAATCCGATCGCCTCAAGGGCGTCGAGCAGATGGCCGTGACCGTCTCGGACCAGATCAACACCCCGCTGAGTGTTATTCTTGCGCACCTCGACCTGCTGGAAATGCAGCCCGGCAGCGAGAGTGACGCCGCGCTGAAATCCCGCACGGCGATCAGTGAGCAGGTACTGAAGATCAAACAGATTCTCGACCGCCTGAATTCCATGAAGAGAGTCCGGGTCAAGAAATACGGCATTCCCAACGTGCTGATGTATGATCTGGAAGAGAACTCGGGCGAGAAGGGGCAATGA
- a CDS encoding TIGR00730 family Rossman fold protein: protein MSEFVDGFESLWHIDRAVTVFGSARIHPEDPLYRDATEITRGLGELGFSIITGGGPGIMEAASKGGFESPAESIGVNIELPHEQHSNPYLDTVVDFRYFFVRKVMFVKFSSGFVMMPGGFGTLDELFEVLTLIQTQKIEKVPVAFYSSDFWGPLIQWMKDRMLANRLISPEDLSLFEVFDRPEDVVNFFRTHQAAKEPVSDGGAVKA, encoded by the coding sequence ATGAGTGAGTTCGTTGACGGCTTCGAAAGCCTCTGGCACATCGACCGCGCGGTCACGGTCTTCGGCAGTGCGCGCATCCACCCCGAGGATCCGCTGTACCGCGACGCCACCGAGATCACGCGCGGCCTGGGCGAACTGGGCTTCAGCATCATCACGGGAGGCGGGCCCGGCATCATGGAAGCCGCCAGCAAGGGCGGGTTCGAAAGTCCGGCCGAGTCCATCGGGGTCAACATCGAACTGCCCCACGAACAGCATTCCAATCCCTACCTGGACACGGTGGTCGATTTCCGCTACTTCTTCGTGCGCAAGGTGATGTTCGTGAAGTTCAGCAGTGGCTTCGTGATGATGCCCGGCGGCTTCGGCACTCTTGACGAGCTGTTCGAAGTGCTGACACTGATCCAGACCCAGAAAATCGAGAAAGTGCCGGTGGCCTTCTACAGCAGCGACTTCTGGGGGCCGCTGATCCAGTGGATGAAGGACCGCATGCTGGCCAATCGCCTGATCAGCCCCGAGGACCTGTCGCTCTTCGAAGTCTTCGACCGCCCCGAAGACGTGGTGAATTTCTTCCGCACACATCAGGCTGCCAAGGAGCCGGTCTCCGACGGGGGTGCGGTCAAGGCCTGA